The following coding sequences are from one Capsicum annuum cultivar UCD-10X-F1 chromosome 3, UCD10Xv1.1, whole genome shotgun sequence window:
- the LOC107863822 gene encoding U-box domain-containing protein 3 produces the protein MELTSERCLINSISRFIHLVTCLTSKTMPGQKNYKNIATLLKLLKPVLDDVAQQEAPSDETICRQCEELDVAINEARELLEEWSPKKSKILWALQSEPELLKVQSSALKLSHILCQLLESSPPTLDPSEIQHFIQELQKFEVGKTSKQINVALEEGKILGSESLTEIIHSLNLSSHEELLNECIALEKERLKAKDNKLRGNLDKITLSIDFFSIIRDCMLELETFKAIDGIKIPPYFRCPLSLELMVNPVIIASGQTYEKASIQKWLDHGLTTCPKTLQALAHSNLIPNYTVKALIENWCEVNKVSLDVNPESTHDGIISNPGHLNNMDDMRGSSETSNSTSRLCHQGGQAFESEKIDFTSELSEELSACRTREAQNSGHTSPGLSHIHSRSESVSSAVSSIDYLPSGSTDVSRISSKHDNVSDTSGEVQCDYRISSPRNKSVGNSPNLSARLYHSSKTMSERAVNGLHNPARQLSLPTKSMSDDLTTSSHVEKLIGDLESQSTEVQTAVAAELRFLAKHNMENRAIIGGCGAIAPLISLLNSDVKLTQEHAVTALLNLSINENIKAMIAEQGALEPLIHVLRTGNAGAKENAAAALFSLSLLEEYRKKIGRSGAVKALVDLLGLGTIRGKKDAATALFNLSIFHENKARIIQAGAVKHLIRFLDPSNEMVDKAVALLANLSTISEGCLAIAREGGIQSLVEIVETGSQRGKENAASILLQLCLNSPKYCRLVLQEGAVPPLVALSQSGSPRAKEKAQQLLSHFRSQREGAAGRGKS, from the exons ATGGAGTTGACATCTGAAAGGTGCCTTATAAACAGTATCTCTCGATTCATTCACCTTGTGACATGTCTAACATCAAAGACTATGCCTGGTCAAAAGAACTACAAAAATATTGCAACTTTGTTGAAGCTTTTAAAACCAGTACTTGATGATGTTGCTCAACAAGAAGCTCCTTCAGATGAAACCATATGCAGGCAGTGTGAAGAACTAGATGTAGCCATTAATGAAGCTAGGGAGTTACTGGAAGAATGGTCTCCCAAGAAGAGCAAGATTCTCTGG GCTTTGCAGAGTGAACCAGAGTTGCTGAAAGTCCAGAGTAGTGCTCTCAAGTTATCTCACATTTTATGCCAACTACTAGAATCATCACCGCCTACTCTAGATCCTTCTGAAATTCAG CACTTCATACAGGAGCTTCAAAAGTTTGAAGTGGGGAAAACATCAAAACAGATAAATGTGGCTCTTGAAGAAGGGAAGATTCTTGGCTCTGAAAGTCTGACAGAAATAATTCACTCTCTTAATTTGTCATCTCATGAAGAACTATTGAATGAATGTATTGCATTAGAGAAGGAGCGACTGAAGGCTAAAGATAACAAATTGAGAGGAAATTTAGATAAGATCACCCTTTCCatagatttcttctcaattattcgTGATTGTATGCTTGAACTTGAGACCTTCAAGGCCATAGATGGTATTAAGATCCCTCCTTATTTCCGGTGTCCCTTGTCTTTGGAACTCATGGTGAATCCAGTCATTATTGCTTCAGGCCAAACTTATGAGAAGGCTTCCATTCAAAAATGGCTGGATCATGGACTAACTACATGCCCAAAAACCCTCCAAGCACTCGCACATTCAAATCTTATCCCAAATTACACTGTTAAAGCTCTGATAGAAAATTGGTGTGAGGTAAACAAAGTGAGTCTTGATGTGAACCCTGAGTCAACTCATGATGGAATCATATCTAATCCTGGACACCTTAATAATATGGACGACATGCGAGGCTCCTCAGAAACCAGCAATTCGACATCAAGACTATGTCATCAAGGTGGACAAGCTTTTGAAAGTGAGAAGATTGATTTCACATCCGAATTAAGTGAAGAACTTAGTGCATGCCGTACCAGGGAGGCTCAAAATTCAGGCCACACATCTCCAGGGCTTTCCCATATCCATAGCAGGAGTGAATCAGTATCAAGTGCTGTTTCCAGTATTGATTATCTTCCCTCTGGGTCAACTGATGTCTCAAGGATATCAAGTAAACATGATAATGTGAGTGATACATCTGGAGAGGTACAATGTGATTACCGTATTTCTTCTCCTCGCAACAAGAGTGTTGGAAATTCTCCTAATTTGTCTGCAAGGCTTTATCACAGCTCCAAAACAATGAGTGAAAGGGCTGTGAATGGACTCCACAATCCTGCTAGACAACTTTCCTTACCAACAAAGTCGATGTCTGATGATCTGACTACGAGTTCCCATGTTGAAAAGCTTATTGGTGACCTGGAAAGTCAATCAACCGAGGTGCAAACAGCAGTTGCAGCAGAACTGCGATTTCTTGCAAAGCACAACATGGAAAACCGAGCTATTATAGGTGGCTGTGGGGCTATTGCTCCACTTATCTCTTTGCTAAACTCTGATGTGAAACTAACTCAAGAGCATGCTGTGACAGCATTACTAAACTTATCGATAAATGAAAACATCAAGGCCATGATTGCGGAGCAAGGGGCGCTTGAACCCCTCATCCATGTCCTGAGAACAGGAAATGCTGGAGCAAAAGAGAATGCTGCTGCAGCTCTTTTTAGTCTCTCTCTTTTGGAAGAGTACAGAAAAAAGATTGGACGTTCTGGAGCAGTGAAAGCTCTGGTTGATCTTCTTGGTTTAGGTACCATTAGGGGGAAAAAGGACGCTGCTACAGCATTATTTAACCTCtcaatttttcatgaaaataaggCTCGCATCATTCAAGCTGGAGCTGTGAAGCATCTCATTAGGTTCTTGGACCCTTCGAATGAAATGGTTGATAAGGCTGTTGCTCTTCTTGCAAATTTGTCTACCATTTCAGAGGGCTGCTTAGCTATTGCCAGAGAGGGGGGTATACAATCACTAGTCGAGATTGTTGAAACCGGATCTCAGCGGGGAAAAGAAAATGCTGCCTCAATACTGCTGCAACTGTGTCTCAACAGTCCCAAGTATTGTCGACTAGTGTTGCAAGAAGGTGCTGTCCCTCCTCTTGTTGCATTGTCTCAGTCGGGCTCCCCAAGAGCAAAGGAGAAG